A genomic region of Haliotis asinina isolate JCU_RB_2024 chromosome 1, JCU_Hal_asi_v2, whole genome shotgun sequence contains the following coding sequences:
- the LOC137276301 gene encoding acetylcholine receptor subunit alpha-type acr-16-like — translation MAAKTFVLYLLSLRLWWMSSAQDADDIKRLFDDKIWSHNPYIRPVLNQTDQMNVTIQLNIVAITNFDEVSENLSFTAWLDILWHDPFLTWDPMQYGGTSSINPPANQIWRPNVAVANTMSTFNPVTDSTDLVHVFSNGTVRWKPGANFDVYCEIDTSAFPFDTQECRVELLLWDYLLAAVNLLPKASTVGVSSFRANGKWKLVSTDVSSEIRYPDKSSKPGVVMKLTLKRRPKFVLSNIILPTALLAILNSCVFLIPADSGEKIGFAVTILLAYGVLMSYITNMLPKTSKTTSSLSLILIASLVVSSAFVGFDVIRPAL, via the exons atggcggcgaAAACCTTTGTCTTATATTTGCTGTCGTTGCGTCTATGGTGGATGTCGTCTGCTCAAGACGCAGACGACATAAAACGTCTGTTCGACGATAAGATCTGGTCACACAACCCCTACATCCGCCCGGTTCTCAACCAAACTGACCAGATGAACGTCACCATCCAACTCAACATCGTCGCAATCACCAACTTTGATGAGGTGTCGGAAAATCTGTCGTTCACGGCGTGGCTGGACATTCTTTGGCACGACCCGTTCCTGACGTGGGACCCGATGCAGTACGGCGGTACTTCGTCGATCAACCCGCCCGCAAACCAAATCTGGCGGCCCAATGTCGCCGTTGCCAATACTATGTCAACATTCAACCCAGTCACAGATAGTACAGATCTTGTACATGTGTTTTCAAACGGAACCGTCAGGTGGAAACCTGGGGCCAATTTTGACGTGTACTGTGAAATAGATACAAGTGCATTTCCCTTTGACACCCAGGAGTGTAGGGTAGAGCTTTTACTCTGGGACTACTTGCTTGCTGCTGTGAATCTCCTTCCCAAGGCGTCTACGGTTGGCGTTAGCAGTTTCAGGGCTAACGGGAAATGGAAGTTGGTCTCGACAGACGTCTCCAGTGAGATCCGGTACCCGGACAAGTCAAGCAAGCCTGGCGTTGTGATGAAGCTGACGTTGAAGAGACGTCCCAAGTTCGTCCTCAGCAACATCATCTTACCAACAG CCCTTCTTGCCATCCTTAACTCATGCGTGTTTCTCATCCCCGCTGACTCTGGGGAGAAGATTGGCTTTGCCGTCACCATCCTCCTGGCGTATGGCGTCCTGATGTCATACATCACCAACATGCTTCCAAAGACGTCCAAAACCACATCCAGTCTCTCCTTAATCTTGATCGCCAGCCTCGTAGTCAGCTCAGCCTTCGTCGG TTTCGACGTGATTAGACCTGCACTTTAG